Genomic DNA from Coregonus clupeaformis isolate EN_2021a chromosome 9, ASM2061545v1, whole genome shotgun sequence:
ctttctattaaaagttattgaagtgagatcatttatttcctttgggatatgtattccgagtatatccacatcaccatcagaccattttattggtaaactacatggtaatgtaaattttttattttttagtgatccaattcgtaatatagtacatttgtcataatttggttgtaatccagagaggttagaaaatgtatctagatcctctatgaggctgtggagggattctagttgtggatttaaaagaaaacatgaatcatcagcgtacaatgacacctttgtttttaagccctgtatttctaatcctctgatattattattggatctgattttaatagctaacatctcgatggccacaataaatagatatgccgatagtggacaaccttgtttcactcctcttgacagtttaaaactttctgagaaatagccattatttactattttacacctagcgttactatacatgattttgacccattttataagagattctccaaaattgaaatgctccaggcatttatatataaaccccagtcgaactttatcaaatgccttttcgaagtttgctatgaatagcaggcctggtttcccatattttccatagtgttctattgtttccaatacttgccttatattatctccaatgtatcttccatgtaaaaaacctgtctgattagaatgaataatatccgacaatacctttttaattctatgcgctatacattttgctaggatttttgcatcacaacactgaagtgtaaggggcctccaattttgtaaatggactggatctttatattttccacttgtatcctgtttcagtaataatgagatcagtccttcttcttgagtgtcagataatctaccatttacataggagtggttaaaacatgctaataatggtcctcttagtatatcaaaaaaggtttggtatacctcgactggtatgccatccaaccctggagttttcccagacttaaagtctttaattgtatccataagttcctcctctgtaatttcaccttcacatgagtctttctgtgtggctgttaatttgacattatcaatagaaaaaaaatctctacaattagcttcagttagaggagatggaggcgactgaaaagaaaacatatgcttaaagtactttgtttcttccttcaaaatatcatttggtgaattatgggtgactccgtcaattgtaaccaatttcattaagttctttttggtagcattcctatgttgaatattaaaaaagaattttgtgcatttttccccatattccatccagtttgctttatttttataatatattacacttgatctttcttgaataagtttctcaatttcttttagtttttcctctaatttattctgagcctctatgttacagtttttattgccatctatctgttctgttagactttctatttcctttcttagtataaactcttttgacctaaattgcttttgttttcgagatgagtactgaattgcatggcctctaaaggcacatttaaaggtgtcatatacaataaggggattcgctgtacctatgttatgttggaaaaagtcagttataaattcctttgttctaattataaataaattatcatccaataggctttgattacatttccaatatcctcgcccacgtggaaattcagtaagagtaatgtatatgcctattatatgatggtccgaccgcattctgtcccctatcaacactttttttacttttggtgccaacgagaatgagataagaaagaagtcaagacgacacAGGacatattacagacagacaatacTGTATTTGGAGAAACGTAGCTACAACTCTACTGTTATTGTAGCAGAGTGAATAGATGATATTGACTCAGACTACCTGGCTGAGCTTGGGGTAGGTCATCCTCTGCTCTGGTGTCTGCAGTGAGTTCCGGAGGGGCTGAGTTAGTGACGGAGGCTGCTAGCAGGTGGAGTTGTgcagaggtggggggagagggctGAAAGGGGGTGACGTCCCGGTCCCGCACCGCAGGCAACTCCTGTAGCAGAGCCCCATCCTCCAGATCTATCACATTTATGAACTGACGACCCTGCACATCctgagagtcagggagagagagagataagaccATTACATAGCGATTAAAATGCATGAAacattgcagtgcttgaggcgtcactacagacccgggttcggccgtgaccgggagacccatgaggcggcgcacaattggcccagcgtcgtccgggttaggggagagtTTGACCGGCTGGGAATTCCTTGttccatcgcgctctagcgactccttgtggtggggagaaaaaggggtaaaagtaaaaaaagtaataaataataatatgcatgAAACAGGATAAATGATCTGTACCGGTGTATTGAACATGTTCCATTAGATGTTTTCATTATATAGTCCTCTCACCGTGTTCCTCTCTAATTGGGTCTCCCGTGGTGTCTCTGTGTCCTGGACAGGAGGGTCTCTAGGGAACCGCAGATTCAGGAACAATTCAGGAGGGAGAGTGGCAGGTCCAGAAACAGCAGTAGTGACAGCAGGTTGGGCAGAAACGGCTTCATCTGAGTGAGGAGAAGCTGGGTCTGTGTTGACGCAGGCATCGTGGCTCCCAGGAGGTCTCTTGTGTGTGGCGGCAAAGGCATGGAGCTCAGCTGCAGTAGACAGAGCCCTGTCCAACAATCCCTGACCAGTCAGCATGGTGGAGTCAAAGGTCCCAAGAGGAAAGACAAAGCCCTCCCCAAGAACAGGCTCTTCAGGCTTGTCCTCATTGCTCTCTTGCGGGGGTATGATGGAGTCCTCTGGTCTAAATGTGACTGCTGGTCAGGTTTACCAGGGGTAGATCAGAGACCAAGTTGAGGAGGGTGTCCTGGAGGATCTCCTCTGCGTTGAGGAAGCGGGAGAAGGGAAGGAAACGACAGGCCCAGTGGAGAGCCTCGTCACAGGCTGCTGCCACCTCACCGTCATATGCTGGGACCTAAAGGATGAAATATGCATTAGCAGGTTGTTAACTGACTATAAATGATTGAGgataacacacacactccaggcTGAAGAAGATACAACAAGCAATAGACACAGTAAAACAGTTGTGTTGTACCTGGGGATCTCTCCCACGGTTCCTTGCAGCCTGATACTTCCTGCAAGACATTGAGAGCTAACATGCAGCATCCGGCACAGGCCACACAGCTCGCTAAAGCAGACTGGAGGAAAAAGGTTCTCGAATTAGGCTATGCTTCAATGGATGAATGTAGTCCAATGGTGTGACAAACATAGAAAGTCTCTTACTAATAGTTTGTATAGTGACCGAGTCCAAGGTTCCGTCCCCACTGGGTCCCAGTCTGAAGAATCCACCGCGGTTCACAAACTTCATCAGAGCCTCTAGAAAGGCCTTGGCcacacactgctgctgctgctgggcgTACTACTGACGGATCTAAAGACCAACCACCAAGTTAGTCACCACAAGATTCAACATAATACTCCAAATAGTCTCATTTCACTCAAGACAATTGAGGGGTTTCTCACACTTTATGAAGGTGACTATCTATTCTAAGAGTTAAAACAGATAGGAGTAGGGGGGGAGAGAGTGTAGGGACAGAGGGCTGGAGATGGGGGTAAGAGCAAGATAGCAGGGTACAGTACCTTGTGTAGGAGAAAGGGACTAAATACCTTGTGTAGGAGAAAGGGACTAAATACCTTGTGTAGGAGAAAGGGACTAAATACCTTGAGTAGGAGAAAGGGACTAAATACCTTGTGTAGGAGAAAGGGACTAAATACCTTGTGTAGGAGAAAGGGACTAAATACCTTGTGTAGGAGAAAGGGACTAAATACCTTGTGTAGGAGAAAGGGACTAAATACCTTGTGTAGGAGAAAGGGACTAAATACCTTGTGTAGGAGAAAGGGACTAAATACCTTGTGTAGGAGAAAGGGACTAAATACCTTGTGTAGGAGAAAGGGACTAAATACCTTGTGTAGGAGAAAGGGACTAAATACCTTGTGTAGGAGAAAGGGACTAAATACCTTGAGTAGGAGAAAGGGACTAAATACCTTGAGTAGGAGAAAGGGACTAAATACCTCGTGCAGGAGAAAGGGACTAAATACCTTGTGTAGGAGAAAGGGACTAAATACCTTGTGTAGGCGATGTCGAGAGCGTCGCAGGTGGCTGATGTACCACTGGGCAGATCTCAGGAGCAGCATCACCCTCTGGAGGACCCCTGACACCCTGTGACACGACGTCCCCTCCAACAGCTGCCCTAACACCCCTGACGGGTCCTAACTATAGAGATATAATTGTTTTCTCTATAGCCCTGAGCAGATAACACATACTATACATACAAGACCTTCCAGTGTATGCATAGACAATAAAGGTTTCATTCCAGTTTttagatatttctatatttcagGTTTGGaatggtggtggaccattgtttcAGTCCCCCTCAGTTGGGTGTGGGTATACTCTTTAGTACCTGTGTGTTGTGTGCAGGCTGGAGGCAGTAGAAAGGAGGGGCAGGGAGGTACAGGCCCATAGGCACCAGAGCAGGGAGGCAGGAGGACAGGTATTTGGCTGAGTTCAGCAGAGCACCCAGGGGGCTGAGACAACACATCTACCTCAGACATGACTGACGCATTCAGGAACTCCATGTCCTCATCCTCCAGAAAGTCTGAGAGCGGGTTGAGAATGATAAGAGTGTTTATGaaaagagagcgtgagagagcgaAATAGAGAGAAACATTAAGTCAGACTGTACTGTAGAATGGAGGTGGTGAGACCCACCGTCAGGCACAACACACTTGTGAAGCTTTCGTAGTTATCCTCATCTCCATGGGTCTCCTCTGACCCGGCGTTCCTGCCCAGTAGAGACTGCAGCTGACCCTGAAAGATTCTCCCAGGCTCAAAAGGCTGCTGGGAGATGTAGTTCTCTCCACCTGAGACTTAAGTGGCAACAAACAGCCATCAGAAACTCACAAAAGCTCCTTAACCTATTCATCACAATCCACAATCCATATACATGTCTCAGTGGTGAATTGATGAGCTAGCAGCTCTTACATGTACAAACAAACACAGACTGACCCGGTGAAGTCGCAGTGATCTGTGGAGTAGGTGGTGTAGGCCAGGCCAGGGAGGCTGCAGTCTTCCAGTCACCCAGACGATAAGCCAGCCAGGTGGCCTCAGGCAGCAGCCTCCCCTGCAGCAGCATGTCCTAGGTGTAGACCACCGTCCACACGTCTGACAGCTGCGTCTGACAAGGCTCCCAACCCCTGGGGCTGGAGGGAatggacacacagacagaaatacaACACACTGgcctgtattgtgtgtgtgtgtacacattttACTATAATTGTGAGTAACAAAGAATAGCAAACCAACTAAAATTCTGAGAAGTGAGGACATTTTACCAgtcctcacttgtaaaaaggctattttaggcttaggggttagggttagaataaggggttaatgttagggtatgggataggttttggggttagggaaaaataggattttgaatgggaaccAATTGCTGGTCAccaaaaagtcctcacaagtatagtaaggtaaatgtgtgtgtgtgtgttgagatgtTCTTACCATGAGGGAGGTGTAAGGGAGGCAGTTCAGGACTTTGGCTAACAGCAGGCCCTCATGGGAAAAGGCTGGGACCAGTGCCCCCCTGGACTTCACTGGGCAACAGGGTGTGGTGAGGCAGGACATGGAGTGTCTTGGTGACCCAGCGTACACTGTTCCCCACAGGACTGCAGGACATCACAATCAAAGATGTTCCAGATGAGCAATGTGAGAACACAGATCTTTGATTGTATTATGAAAATAAAGGTATATATGAGTATAAATGCTTGAGAGGAAGTATTGACCCGTTGACCCTGAGAAGTCTTTCCCAGTACACTCACCTGACACTGGCCCTCCTCCCATTGGATCTTAAAGAAAGTGAAACATAGCTCCAACTCCGAGATGAAAACAAACACTGACAAGCAGATATCACCAACTGCCTGATATGGAGAAAGAAACAAGGGGGTAAAACAAGGAACAGACAGGAGGAAATGCTCATTTCTATCCCTGTGGACAGAGTAGTCCTCACTTCCCCCCTGATGAAGATGCTGTGTTGAAATGCCTCCTTGTCCCTTGGGGATGGCAGAGCAGTGTTTTCAGGGTGCTGTATCTGAGCCCAGGGTCCTCTGGCGGTACTATCCCGTACCCTTGCCAGGTCCCACACGTCCACACACTCCCACAGGAACACCAGCCCCGTCACAGCCACCAGCAGCACCTGCATCCCATCCCCCGAAACCACCAGAGAGAGGCACACGCCAGACCCTGTGTACATACACACGTATGACATGGAGCTGTGTTGGCAAGCTTGAACATGACTCATTGTAACAATGGCCTGAGCACACACTGACCTTGGGCTGCAGTGACGAGCTGAGCTACTGTAGGGACTGCTGCCACGGTCTTCAAGGAGTCTTTGTCCCTGCTCCATAGAAACATCTCTCCAGAGACCAGCAATCCTGCAAGCCAGACACCTACAAACGGAAATGAATCATGGGAATGAGGATTACTGCCATGTTAGTATGGAATCAAACGGTGTTGAACTTAAAGGGTCACTAAAAGCTTGGGgatcttcttcttcttggtgCGTCCTGACACCATCTTGATCTCACTGATCCGCTTGTCATCCAGCAGTAAAACAGACTCCTTCTGAACATGAAATAGACTAGTGAAAACAGACTAGTAGTATCTGTGCAGTTTGTGAATGTGTCACACTGTTGATTTGAAGGAGTCTGTTTTCCTGCTGGATGACAAGCGGATCAGTGGGATCAGCATGGTGTCAGGATTGCAAAAAGATTGCAAAAATCTAGTGATGTGATGGATGTCAATATCTCTCTGTGGATGATTGACAGTTAAGTGTCCTCACCAATCCGAGCCAACAGAACCGTGGCCATGGTTTCTTCTGTTTGATGCTCGATGACAACGCAAGTTAGCTACTCCCTTTTTAGGTTACTGATGGAGACATCATCATGCACCAACTTCAAAACTTCAATCATCTCAGGTCGAATTGATACTAGCTAACTTAACGAAATGCAGACAAGATACCACCGGTCAGATATCACACATGTCAAACAAACAGTGATGATAACACAAACACAGCGATATATCTGCTACCTAACTAGCACGTATGCTACTTTGGCGTCCCATCAACAAGGCAGGGtgtgttggctggctagctgaTGCTAACAACACAAACTATTTGCACTGAATCTCAACAGTAAACTATAATTTAATTCAAACATTATTCTTGTTTACAATTAACTTACTGCAAGAGTTCGACctacagagagaatgaaaaaaagCATTTTAATACCAAAATTTCGAAGAATTTCAAATGTCCCTCTACTTCCTGACTTGAGTGGGAAGAGACTTTCCCATGATCCTAGTTGAAGCCTCGGCGTTGCCTTGGACCAGACAGGAGCCAGGAGAAAAAAACAACGAAGATAGCTATCTACTGACATCATTGGGCGAATATGGGTACTACGGCTGTAAAGCTGTTTTGATAGGTCACGTTAGGTATTTCAGTCGTTTTGGCCTTTCTACTACTTTTCCGTAGTTGCGTCCTCATCTTTCCAGTGCATGCGCTACTGCTTTTATGGTCTACCCACATTCATCCTTTGTTTATTTCTTCATAATGTTAACAGTTCAGGAGTGGTAGCTAAATAAGCTTGATAGGTTTGTTACGGTAATTTCTTCTGGGTTTGGTGATATCGTTTTGTTCTCATTTTCCTGGTAAGGATGTCTTTCAGGGGGGTAATGAAGCTGGTGTGTGGGCTTGCTGGTGGATCAGCAGTACTTGCGGCAATGGCTGAATCAAAATGATATTATTTTGAAAAAACGAAACATAACAGAAGTTCAAGAAAATGGACTGGACTAGATGTTCTCCAAGCAGCAGTGCCTCAGACGTGTTCACCAGGCCATGACCGCACCGTGACAGCCAGTGGGAATGGCTGGGACAGTAACTGGGATAAGTAAGCACATCTCTCAATCAAGGGAGTGTGGTCGAACCAGTAAACGAGCACTATGGAATCAATGTAATTGATTGACATTATGGGAATTTGTGTATGAAGCCAAGGGAAATAATTTCATAATTCACTGATCTCTGCTTCTTCATATGATTCATTTTTAAGGCATGACCCCCTAACACTGACAAATGGGAAGAAAAAGAAGATCACCAGTGAAGAACTGAACACCGAGATGGAGAACAACAAACCCAAAGCCACATCTTCCTGATCCGCCACTCACAGGACAACCTGAATGGGAGCGTGGACAAGGAGAGGGACCTAACCCGTCTAGGTGTGTATATGAAATGCATTGATTACTGTGATGTAGTCGTTAAAGTATCAGTGAGGAGGCAGAAGTAAATGTAATCCAATAAAGcactgattgattggttgatttgaTTTATAGGCCGGGAACAGGCCGAGTACACTGGTCAGCGATTGGCTGCCTTGGGGTTGAAGTATGATGTCATGGCCCACTCCACCACGACCCATGCCACAGAGACAGCCAACATCATCAACAAGCATCTCCCTGGTCAGAGACAACAGGACACCACTCATTCTAATCTCAAACTCAAAAATAATTCTAAGCCTCCAGTCTGAAGTGGAgcttgtctgtttctctctctgcattaGTTGGATGAAGTGAGCTGTGACCTGCTTAGAGAGGGTGCTCCTATTGAGCCTGTGCCACCTATCACCTGGAAACCTGACTGTGTGGTGAGTGATTGCTGTTCTTAGACCCGGAGATGGATGCAATTACCCACTTCACCTTTTTCTTGTGAGATACAATCAATTTAGCTCTTGAGATTCAAAGCAATCTGTGTTAAGTGCTGTGCAAAATTGGATATCTGTCATAACTTTCCCTTACACTGTACTGGTTCTTTGGTTTCTGCAGTATCATGAAGATGGAGCCGCTATATCCACCGTGCAGACAGAGGACAGCTATGAGATCATTGTCTGCCACGCAAACgcagagctgccaactctcacgctTTCGCCGTGTGACACACATTTTTGCCTGTTTTCACACGCACTCACGCCACACATCCAATTTCTCACGCAAAAAAAATCGGTCGAGACTCGTTCGTTCCTTTTATCAAACTCCCCGACGGTAGATGGCGCTGATGAGCGCCACTGAACCATATGCGCTGCACCCCGAAGTTAGCGACAGAAGAAGAGATACCATTGCCGCGAAAGACAACAGGAGAAGAAACGGTCACTACCTCAAGAAGTCTGATAAACTGAGCTGAGACTAGGTATGTAACAATGAAATGTCGTCCAATTGAGTACTCACTCTCTTAAACTTTAAATCttgaaataaattatttgtttgtgcgtgcgtgtgaacATGATTTAGTGTGGTGAATGTAAACTCAGCTGATTTCGAACAGGTAAGATGTATTCCAAAGAATTTAACATAAATACACGAAATGTGTGAAATAGAAGTAGGTATGTTTTTGTAACTGAGAGTAGAGTTATTAAACCAACATGACCATTTGAATTGTTTAAGGTTTCAAATATGTCCCGTAAGAGACCTTTGCCAGGACAAAAGCgaaaccttttattttatttaaagaaCCAGCCAAGTGAgaaaagacagacaaacacactgacagaacagcCAGAACGATTGATAGAAACGACaggacaacagacagaggagcaacacaaaggacagagagagcaggagacaggacagactgacaaacaAGCAGAGGAGCAACAGTCAGGACAGATTGACGCACATGCAGAGGAGCAACAGACAGGACAAATAGAACAACCAACAGGGCAGATGGAAgaagacacagagggacagacagaagaGTCCCCCCAATCCAACAGCAGTGCCAGAAGAGTCGTGCTCTGGCTGGAGCAGCAACATAAAGATCAATTTTCAAAAATGAGTGGACCTCTTCATGGCCATTTATTATCAGAGGGAGCCTCAACACGCACTACTGGTGTGCAGTCTGCCGTATTGAAAACTCATGTTgccaccagggtgtgacagtagtgCGCCATATAAAAAGCAAAAGGCCACCAAGATAAGCAACGAGCTCTCCAGTCCACAATATCCCAATATGCAATGGCCGTTCCATCTGTTGGGGGTATGTCTGCACAAGAGGTTAAGGTATGATATGTGTAATGATTCTGTCAAGAGTTTTGTGTTCTAGTTGATCACGGTAAAGTCATGGTTGATAGTTTTGACTAATTTGTGGTTTGTATTTCAGTGTAGTACAGTCCAGTTTTCTTAATTTGAGATCTTAGTTGCTGAATGTGTTTTTTACCTGTGCCCTATTATCGCAGGCGTCTATTTTAAATAAACTATGGTATTTTGGGACGATTAATAATTTTTTATTTCTTACAGACAAGAAGGGCTGAGGTCAAAATGACAGCTGGGTTGGTAGTTCACAACGTCCCCCTAGCCTTTGTGGACCACCTGGGGCCTCTCCTAAAATAATGTTTCGGAGATTCGAAGACAGCGCAGGAGTACAGGTGTGCCAGGACTAAGTTATCCTGCATTACCAATGAAGCACTCGCACCATATTTCACACAGGAGCTTGTGAAGGAGATGAAAAAAGCCCTGTATACCCTTGTTACGGATGGGTCGAATGACACTGGTATTTCACAAACTATTTGAGATTtttctcctctgcaaaacatgtgcTTTGTGTATTTTTAAACATCTAATAACATGAACATCTGTATGATTCTAACTTGTCATTATAGGAGTGGAAAAGATGAACCCGCTTACTGTCCGGGTCTTCATGGGCAGCAAAGTTGTCCACCAGTTTTTAAATATGTGCACAACAAGTGGGACGAGATGTGGGACAGCAAGTGAGATCTTCACCAAAATTACCTCCACCATAGAGGAGCATGGCATCCcttgggagaactgcattggtcTCTCAGTTTACAATGCAGCTGTGAACATTGGACCACGTAATTCCATTGCCTCTAGGGTGCTCCAGAAGCATCCCAACACCTATATTCATGGTTGTCCTTGTCATGTGGCACATAACACCGCCAAAGCTGCAGGAGTGGGAGTTTTTAAAGTGAGTTAAGGCCTGATTTATCTTTACATCTTTACATACTTTTTATTTGTATCCTAATTACGTGCATTGACTGAATGTGTTATGATTGATTTATGCATTGCAGGTGTCCGGTTTTGATTTGGAGGATATGGTAGTGGACATCGGTTACTGGTTCAAGGGTAGCACAAATCGGAAAGGATACCTGACAGGTATGCATGTTTGATACTATTAAGTGTAATACTGAAATGCTGAGCTGTAGAAAATATATGATATGGATTTAATGTCTAAAACAGAGTTTTGTGAGCTCCATGAAGCGGAGTACATGGAGGTCCTCCTGCATATCTCGGTCTGTTGGCTAAGCCTTGAATGTTGTGTCCTGAGGATCCTGAGGCTGTATGAACCTCTGGCCAGCTACTACAAATCTGCTAGTATGGTCATCAATTTTCAATTTCATTATGCAGCAACTACATGGATTGTTAGTCACGTACTTGTATTAATGACAACCTAttgttttgtgttatttattgattgattcaAGATGAAAATCAGGCCAGGTTCAAGAGACTTGTGCAGACATTCACTGACCCCATGACAGAAGTGTACCTGCTGTTCTTCCAAGCCACCATACCAACTTGCTGCTTCAGAGAGAGCAGTCATCAATATTTTTGTTACATGATGAGGTGGGATTGGATTTTGCAGTTTTTTTTCCATTCTGTGTTTCTTGCTGATATCTGCAGGGATCCTCTAAAAGAGGTTTCACCTACTATTTTTGTAAATGTCTGTTATAGATGGTGAAATTCGTACGCAAGCTATGTTCAAAGTTTATGGTTCCAGCAGCTCTGCAGTGCCATGAGGAGCCTTGTGAAATTGCCTTTAAAGAAAAGGCAAACCATTTACCAGGTTAGTATTTTACTATTATTATGATCAAACACAGTGATATGTGATATTTAGCCTTGTACCTTATACCGATATGCTGTATCTGTGACAGGAAGAAAGTTGAACATTGGGTTCACAACCAGGGCTAAACTTAACAGATTACTCGACGAGGGTGACATCACACCACAGCAGGTGGATTCATTCCatgaagctgtgttgtgtttcctgacaagtgctgtggactatgcacttaagaagctgccactggaagagccactgatcaagcatgcacaatttgtagatgtacggcagagggctgaaagtgacatcgaagatgtcctgtactttgttgaaaggttcgttttttttctctaattattgtctatcatcttagctaaaataccctgtgttttatgatgaggtgtgttcactcctaaactgcacatgagatattcttatgtggcttctcctcaaagatgtgtatgaactgctgctggttgatgactatatacctaaaatgtaacaacttgtaactctactttcataaataggtttccccatctcctcccatacCATGGGCCAGAGGAGCATGACCTTCTGGGTGAGGAGTTTCTAAATTATCAGACCATGCCAATGATATCCCTGCAGGACGAAACTGAACTTTTTTTTTGGCAGGTGTGGCTTGGCTACAtctgtttacattttacattttagtcatttagcagacactcttatccagagcaacttacagttagtgaatacatatttttttatactggccccccgtgggaattgaacccacaaccctggcattgcaaacgccacgctctatcaactgagctacatccctgccggccattccctcccctaccctggacgacgctgggccaattgtgcgccgcccatgagtctcccggtcgcggccggctgtgacagagcctggattcgaaccaggatctctagtggcacagttagcactgcgatgcagtgccttagaccaatgccttgttgcatgcatata
This window encodes:
- the LOC121573835 gene encoding ciliogenesis and planar polarity effector 1; protein product: MATVLLARIGVWLAGLLVSGEMFLWSRDKDSLKTVAAVPTVAQLVTAAQGSGVCLSLVVSGDGMQVLLVAVTGLVFLWECVDVWDLARVRDSTARGPWAQIQHPENTALPSPRDKEAFQHSIFIRGEAVGDICLSVFVFISELELCFTFFKIQWEEGQCQSCGEQCTLGHQDTPCPASPHPVAQ
- the LOC121573834 gene encoding uncharacterized protein LOC121573834; translation: MKKALYTLVTDGSNDTGVEKMNPLTVRVFMGSKVVHQFLNMCTTSGTRCGTASEIFTKITSTIEEHGIPWENCIGLSVYNAAVNIGPRNSIASRVLQKHPNTYIHGCPCHVAHNTAKAAGVGVFKVSGFDLEDMVVDIGYWFKGSTNRKGYLTEFCELHEAEYMEVLLHISVCWLSLECCVLRILRLYEPLASYYKSANENQARFKRLVQTFTDPMTEVYLLFFQATIPTCCFRESSHQYFCYMMRW